The following coding sequences lie in one Streptomyces xiamenensis genomic window:
- a CDS encoding FAD/NAD(P)-binding protein, translating into MRAYDVVVVGGGPRAVSVVERLAARHPDGAPPVRVAVLDRVEAGAGATWRTDQSPLLLNNTYSAHTTIYPDASTPMTGPVTPGPDLLTWARESTPPPDRPAWVAAEAAALRPWSYPSRRIQGVYYREQLARAEATGRVRVTRVLGTATGLERTGDADGARTVRLADGGTLTGRFVILAQGMVQARRSARERALVAAAERDGLVYIEPGMPAERDWDRVPAGENVLVTGLGANFFDVVALLTEGRGGHFEPAGDPERPARLRYVPGGREPHLVAGSRRGLPYRSKAAYPQGFPPRYEPRLATREWFERIAAVPGQDFRRDVWPQLAREFAWAHLSTLLAHRPRALAAGAAEADLLAALRAAPDDAAVDAVVAGAVADERWALSVTRLDRPRGAGPVDPGTWRRWVREHVEDELDAMHAPLTHPRNTVNRAMAAVRGPVRRLVTRGALDGRSVARDIDGWFTALGLALASGPPPHRTAQVLALIDAGVLDLLGEDSTVTHEDGAFTGRSAVRRDAPVRARAFVETRMSKGIVTDTDDPLLEGLLRTGRARLHHWPSDHGPPPTSGTLDVTPDGFHLLDAAGGADERVVVLGIPAEAVQPGSAIGATPGTPSPLLAGADRAAAQVLAVVERTPEELPS; encoded by the coding sequence GTGAGGGCCTACGACGTGGTCGTGGTCGGCGGCGGGCCGCGCGCGGTCTCCGTCGTGGAACGGCTGGCCGCCCGGCACCCGGACGGCGCGCCGCCGGTACGGGTGGCGGTGCTGGACCGGGTGGAGGCGGGCGCCGGTGCCACCTGGCGCACGGACCAGTCGCCGCTGCTGCTGAACAACACCTACAGCGCGCACACCACCATCTACCCGGACGCGTCCACGCCGATGACGGGCCCGGTGACCCCTGGCCCCGATCTGCTCACCTGGGCGCGGGAGAGCACCCCGCCGCCGGACCGGCCCGCGTGGGTCGCGGCCGAGGCGGCGGCCCTGCGGCCGTGGTCCTATCCGAGCCGGCGCATCCAGGGCGTGTACTACCGCGAGCAGCTGGCGCGGGCGGAGGCGACCGGACGGGTGCGGGTGACCCGGGTGCTCGGCACCGCGACCGGACTGGAACGGACCGGGGACGCGGACGGTGCCCGTACGGTGCGGCTGGCCGACGGGGGGACGCTGACCGGCCGGTTCGTGATCCTCGCCCAGGGCATGGTGCAGGCCAGACGCTCGGCGCGGGAGCGCGCACTGGTGGCCGCGGCGGAGCGCGACGGCCTGGTGTACATCGAGCCCGGCATGCCCGCCGAACGCGACTGGGACCGGGTCCCGGCCGGCGAGAACGTGCTGGTGACCGGGCTCGGCGCCAACTTCTTCGACGTGGTCGCGCTGCTGACCGAGGGACGCGGCGGCCACTTCGAACCCGCAGGGGACCCGGAGCGGCCCGCCCGGCTGCGCTATGTACCCGGCGGGCGCGAGCCGCACCTGGTGGCGGGTTCGCGGCGCGGACTGCCCTACCGGTCGAAGGCGGCGTACCCGCAGGGCTTCCCGCCCCGGTACGAGCCCCGGCTGGCCACCCGGGAATGGTTCGAGCGGATCGCCGCCGTACCGGGGCAGGACTTCCGCCGCGACGTGTGGCCGCAGCTGGCTCGGGAGTTCGCCTGGGCGCATCTGTCCACGCTGCTCGCGCACCGGCCCCGGGCGCTGGCGGCCGGGGCGGCGGAGGCGGACCTGCTCGCCGCGCTGCGGGCGGCGCCGGACGACGCCGCGGTGGACGCGGTGGTGGCGGGGGCGGTCGCCGACGAGCGCTGGGCGCTGTCGGTGACGCGTCTTGACCGGCCGCGCGGCGCGGGACCGGTGGATCCGGGGACATGGCGGCGGTGGGTGCGCGAGCACGTCGAGGACGAACTCGACGCGATGCACGCCCCGCTCACCCACCCGCGCAACACCGTCAACCGGGCCATGGCGGCGGTACGCGGCCCGGTGCGGCGGCTGGTGACCCGCGGCGCACTGGACGGCCGCAGCGTGGCGCGGGACATCGACGGCTGGTTCACCGCGCTCGGCCTCGCCCTGGCGTCGGGGCCGCCGCCGCACCGTACGGCGCAGGTGCTGGCCCTGATCGACGCGGGCGTCCTCGACCTGCTGGGCGAGGACAGCACGGTGACCCACGAGGACGGCGCCTTCACCGGCCGGTCGGCGGTGCGGCGCGACGCGCCGGTGCGGGCCCGGGCGTTCGTGGAGACCCGCATGTCGAAGGGGATCGTGACGGACACCGACGACCCGCTGCTGGAGGGACTGCTGCGCACGGGCCGGGCGCGGCTGCACCACTGGCCCAGCGACCACGGCCCACCACCCACCAGCGGCACCCTGGACGTGACCCCGGACGGCTTCCACCTGCTGGACGCGGCCGGGGGCGCGGACGAGCGTGTCGTGGTGCTGGGGATACCGGCGGAGGCGGTGCAGCCGGGCTCGGCGATCGGCGCCACCCCGGGAACACCGTCCCCCCTGCTGGCCGGAGCGGACCGGGCCGCGGCCCAGGTCCTCGCGGTGGTGGAGCGGACCCCGGAAGAGCTTCCTTCATGA